A single region of the Pelobates fuscus isolate aPelFus1 chromosome 4, aPelFus1.pri, whole genome shotgun sequence genome encodes:
- the LOC134608423 gene encoding hemoglobin subunit beta-2-like, producing MVHWTAEEKAAINAVWKKVDLEHDGGDALGRLLLVYPWTQRYFSSFGSLSNAAAIAGNAKVQAHGKKVLGALDNAAHHLDTIKATLRDLSDSHAHRLYVDPENFRRFGEVFVIVLAGKLGSSFSPSVQAAVEKFFAVVVDGLSHEYHN from the exons ATGGTTCACTGGACAGCCGAAGAGAAGGCCGCTATCAACGCCGTATGGAAGAAAGTTGATCTTGAGCATGATGGTGGAGATGCTCTAGGAAG GCTGCTCCTGGTCTACCCCTGGACCCAGAGGTATTTCAGTTCTTTCGGAAGCCTGTCCAACGCAGCTGCAATTGCTGGAAATGCCAAGGTACAGGCCCACGGCAAGAAGGTCCTGGGAGCTCTGGACAACGCCGCCCACCACTTGGATACCATTAAGGCCACTCTCCGCGACCTCAGTGACAGCCATGCCCACCGTCTGTATGTGGATCCAGAAAACTTCAGG CGTTTTGGTGAAGTGTTCGTGATTGTTCTGGCTGGAAAATTAGGATCCTCCTTCAGTCCATCAGTCCAGGCTGCTGTTGAGAAATTCTTTGCAGTTGTTGTGGATGGTCTGAGCCACGAATATCACAACTAA